A region of Thermobifida halotolerans DNA encodes the following proteins:
- a CDS encoding DUF4383 domain-containing protein: protein MAGSRTREVADATRRPARLVAAVLGAVFLLVGILGFVPGITTDYGAMELAGHQSRAKLFGVFQVSVLHNLVHLLFGVAGLAAAWLGAKTARLYLLVGGLVYLVLWLYGLLIDLTTVQELFGPVPPEANFVPVNNADDWLHFFLGAGMITLWLVVRPGRGVRE from the coding sequence ATGGCGGGCAGTCGAACCCGTGAGGTCGCGGATGCGACTCGGCGTCCGGCCCGGCTCGTGGCCGCGGTGCTGGGCGCGGTGTTCCTCCTGGTCGGAATCCTCGGGTTCGTTCCGGGGATCACCACCGACTACGGCGCGATGGAGCTGGCCGGTCACCAGTCGCGGGCGAAGCTGTTCGGCGTGTTCCAGGTGTCGGTGCTGCACAACCTCGTGCACCTGCTGTTCGGTGTCGCCGGGCTGGCCGCGGCCTGGCTGGGCGCGAAGACCGCGCGCCTCTACCTGCTCGTCGGCGGCCTGGTCTACCTGGTGCTGTGGCTGTACGGGCTGCTCATCGACCTGACGACCGTGCAGGAGCTGTTCGGCCCGGTCCCGCCCGAGGCGAACTTCGTCCCGGTCAACAACGCCGACGACTGGCTGCACTTCTTCCTGGGCGCCGGGATGATCACGCTGTGGCTCGTGGTGCGCCCGGGACGCGGCGTCCGGGAGTGA
- the dpdA gene encoding tRNA-guanine transglycosylase DpdA, with protein sequence MSPTYDFLTDEYSPVRVRQRDDQYAHEVVTPIPYNGILVSKAIVDGGERKAGKYTEPQRARLYRMGVRRFFRLPPEIVTLGDCGAFNYINEEYPPYNVAEVVDFYEECGFDEGVSIDHVIFGYESDADEKQADPAWVKRRHISLDLAEDFLAELRKRRSRLIPVGAAQGWSPASYADSVNRLQQMGYRRIALGGMVPLKTAEILACLEEIEKIRAPETELHLLGITRVESMELFANFGVRSFDSTSAFRQAFMDDRNNYHTRDSMFTAVRVPQVDGNPALKRQILSGAVSQAEAVVAERECLRLLRGYDQGNVRIDDVLDALVNYERIVNTSKKRSYIDLYRRTLEETPWKSCSCALCQKHGIEIIIFRGSERNKRRGFHNLTILRSKMNDIDFA encoded by the coding sequence GTGAGTCCGACCTACGACTTCCTCACTGATGAGTACTCGCCTGTCCGGGTGCGGCAGCGGGACGATCAGTACGCCCACGAGGTGGTCACGCCAATCCCTTACAACGGCATACTTGTCAGCAAGGCCATCGTCGACGGAGGAGAGCGCAAAGCTGGCAAGTACACCGAACCCCAGCGTGCCAGGCTCTACCGCATGGGGGTACGAAGGTTCTTCCGACTGCCTCCCGAGATAGTGACGTTGGGTGACTGTGGTGCCTTCAACTACATCAACGAGGAATATCCGCCGTACAACGTCGCCGAGGTGGTGGACTTCTACGAAGAGTGCGGCTTCGACGAGGGTGTCAGTATCGACCATGTGATCTTCGGTTACGAGTCTGACGCAGACGAGAAACAGGCCGATCCGGCGTGGGTGAAACGTCGCCATATCTCTTTGGACCTCGCCGAGGACTTTCTGGCTGAACTCCGCAAACGCAGGTCCCGGCTCATTCCGGTCGGTGCCGCGCAGGGCTGGAGTCCGGCCAGCTACGCGGACAGCGTGAACCGGCTGCAGCAGATGGGGTATCGACGCATCGCTCTTGGGGGAATGGTCCCACTCAAGACTGCGGAGATCCTGGCATGTCTGGAAGAGATCGAGAAGATTCGCGCCCCCGAAACTGAACTCCACCTGCTCGGGATCACACGTGTGGAGAGCATGGAACTCTTCGCGAACTTCGGCGTGCGCAGCTTCGACAGTACGTCGGCCTTCCGGCAGGCGTTCATGGATGACCGAAACAACTACCACACTCGCGACTCCATGTTCACCGCGGTCCGGGTCCCCCAGGTCGACGGCAACCCCGCACTCAAACGTCAAATCCTTTCCGGAGCGGTGTCCCAGGCGGAAGCGGTGGTTGCGGAACGTGAGTGCTTGCGCCTGCTACGTGGATACGATCAGGGAAACGTGCGGATCGACGACGTCCTCGACGCGCTCGTGAACTACGAGCGGATTGTCAACACCTCTAAGAAGAGAAGTTACATCGACCTGTACCGGCGCACGCTCGAAGAAACTCCATGGAAGTCGTGCTCCTGCGCTCTGTGTCAGAAGCACGGGATCGAGATCATCATCTTCCGAGGGTCGGAGCGGAACAAGCGCAGAGGATTTCACAACCTCACGATCTTGAGGTCCAAGATGAACGACATTGATTTCGCCTGA
- the fxlM gene encoding methyltransferase, FxLD system has product MTTQRERDSDADSSPDTPEARALREAMVDRVLAWRAELGQGLADNVRDAMRAVPRHLFTPGASLEEAYADDVVRMKHGADGTVLSSVSAPSVVALMLDQLRVEPGHRVLEIGSGGYNAALLAELVGPDGEVTSVDIDPDVVARARAALAATGYDRVRVVCGDGESGAAERAPFDRIVVTVEAWDIPPAWVEQLAGGGRLVLPLRVRGLTRSVVLEREGDHLADRGYELCGFVPMQGAGERRERRVPVHGEPGARIELLLDDDRDVDAEALSAALAGERAEAWSGATVGRMEPFDDLDLWLASSLHGFCRLTAEQGALDRGLVRPFWPRGNPALVEDGGFAYRVLRLVAPDSSRHELGAYAHGSDAQRVADRFVEQVRVWDRDHRGSRARYTVHPAHTPDEHLPRGLVVDKRHTRITLSWP; this is encoded by the coding sequence ATGACCACACAGCGGGAGCGAGACTCGGACGCCGACAGCAGCCCCGACACGCCCGAGGCCCGCGCGCTGCGCGAGGCGATGGTCGACCGGGTCCTGGCCTGGCGGGCCGAACTCGGCCAGGGGTTGGCGGACAACGTCCGCGACGCGATGCGCGCCGTGCCCCGGCACCTGTTCACACCCGGGGCGTCGCTGGAGGAGGCCTACGCCGACGACGTCGTCCGCATGAAGCACGGCGCCGACGGCACCGTGCTCAGCTCGGTGTCGGCGCCGTCCGTCGTCGCCCTGATGCTCGACCAGTTGCGCGTCGAACCCGGGCACCGGGTGCTGGAGATCGGCTCGGGCGGCTACAACGCCGCGCTGCTGGCCGAACTGGTCGGCCCCGACGGCGAGGTCACCAGCGTCGACATCGACCCCGACGTGGTGGCGCGCGCCCGGGCCGCGCTCGCCGCGACCGGGTACGACCGGGTGCGCGTGGTGTGCGGCGACGGCGAGTCCGGGGCGGCCGAGCGCGCACCGTTCGACCGGATCGTCGTCACCGTCGAGGCGTGGGACATCCCCCCGGCGTGGGTGGAGCAGTTGGCCGGCGGCGGGCGGCTGGTGCTGCCGCTGCGGGTGCGCGGACTCACCCGGTCGGTGGTCCTCGAACGCGAGGGCGACCACCTGGCCGACCGCGGCTACGAGCTGTGCGGTTTTGTGCCCATGCAGGGGGCGGGGGAGCGCCGGGAACGACGGGTTCCCGTCCACGGCGAGCCCGGCGCGCGGATCGAGCTGCTGCTGGACGACGACCGCGACGTCGACGCCGAAGCGCTGAGCGCGGCCCTGGCGGGGGAGCGGGCCGAAGCGTGGTCGGGGGCGACGGTGGGCCGCATGGAGCCGTTCGACGACCTGGACCTGTGGCTGGCCAGCAGCCTGCACGGGTTCTGCCGCCTCACCGCCGAGCAGGGAGCGCTCGACCGCGGCCTGGTCCGCCCGTTCTGGCCGCGCGGCAACCCGGCCCTGGTCGAGGACGGCGGTTTCGCCTACCGCGTGCTGCGCCTGGTCGCCCCGGACAGCTCCAGGCACGAGCTCGGGGCCTACGCCCACGGCTCCGACGCCCAGCGGGTCGCCGACCGCTTCGTCGAGCAGGTCCGCGTCTGGGACCGCGACCACCGGGGATCACGGGCCCGCTACACCGTCCATCCGGCACACACCCCCGACGAGCACCTGCCACGGGGACTGGTCGTGGACAAGCGCCACACCAGGATCACGCTCTCCTGGCCGTGA
- a CDS encoding NUDIX domain-containing protein, with amino-acid sequence MREPERGELLLVARRRAGLRPPAGGHVEPGEDPWDTVVRECAEELALTARPCRTSAPCRCSPPPTAPAAHPRPAPAPLRPQTRRARLTGAAPKPSPRLLRNPP; translated from the coding sequence GTGCGTGAGCCCGAACGCGGCGAACTGCTGCTGGTCGCGCGCCGCCGGGCCGGGTTGCGGCCGCCCGCGGGCGGCCACGTCGAACCCGGTGAGGACCCCTGGGACACCGTGGTCCGCGAGTGCGCCGAGGAACTCGCCCTGACCGCCCGCCCCTGCCGGACGTCGGCCCCGTGCCGGTGTTCCCCACCGCCAACCGCACCCGCGGCGCACCCTCGACCCGCACCTGCACCGCTTCGTCCGCAGACTCGCCGCGCCCGGCTGACCGGCGCGGCACCGAAACCGTCCCCTCGCCTTCTCCGGAACCCGCCGTAG
- the queC gene encoding 7-cyano-7-deazaguanine synthase QueC — MERPAIVLLSGGLDSTTVLAIAREQGFTPYTLSFRYGQRHSLELEAAKRVAQAMGAARHVITDIDLRVFGGSALTDEISVPKHGSVEELDAAAVPVTYVPARNTIFLSFALAYAEVVGAQDIFMGVNAVDYSGYPDCRPEYIAAYEKMANLATRAAIEGEGRITVHTPLITLSKADIIREGVRLGVDYSLTFSCYDPDEQGRSCRRCDTCLLRLKGFTEAGFIDPIPYQAG; from the coding sequence ATGGAACGACCCGCAATCGTACTACTCAGCGGCGGTCTGGACTCAACAACCGTGTTGGCCATCGCCCGCGAGCAGGGCTTCACCCCGTACACGCTGAGTTTTCGCTACGGGCAGCGGCACAGCCTCGAACTGGAGGCCGCCAAGCGGGTGGCCCAAGCCATGGGCGCGGCACGTCACGTGATCACCGACATCGATCTGCGGGTCTTCGGTGGTTCGGCATTGACCGACGAGATCTCAGTTCCCAAGCACGGCAGCGTGGAGGAGCTCGACGCAGCAGCCGTCCCGGTGACCTACGTGCCGGCCCGCAACACCATCTTTCTGTCCTTCGCCCTGGCCTACGCCGAGGTGGTCGGTGCCCAGGACATCTTCATGGGCGTCAACGCGGTGGACTACAGCGGCTACCCCGATTGCCGCCCCGAGTACATCGCGGCCTATGAGAAGATGGCCAACCTTGCCACCCGGGCAGCCATCGAGGGCGAAGGGCGTATCACCGTGCACACCCCTCTGATCACCCTGTCCAAGGCGGACATCATCCGCGAGGGAGTGCGGTTGGGCGTGGACTACTCCCTGACCTTCAGCTGCTACGACCCCGACGAACAGGGCAGATCCTGCCGGAGGTGTGACACCTGCCTACTGCGGCTCAAGGGGTTCACCGAAGCCGGGTTTATCGATCCCATTCCTTACCAGGCCGGTTGA
- the queE gene encoding 7-carboxy-7-deazaguanine synthase — MGYLVKEIFYTLQGEGAHTGRPAVFCRMSRCNLWTGYEKDRHRAICQFCDTDFVGTDGVGGGRFATADELADAVAQAWPSVSTDHRFVVCTGGEPLLQLDEPAVEALHTRGFEVAVETNGTRRPPRGIDWLCVSPKIGAELVVTKGDELKLVFPQEGGDPTKFEQLDFRFFRLQPMDGPELEVNTQAAIEYCLKNPRWTLSLQTHKYLGIR, encoded by the coding sequence ATGGGATATCTCGTCAAGGAGATCTTCTACACCCTGCAGGGAGAGGGTGCCCACACGGGCCGTCCCGCCGTCTTCTGCCGCATGTCCCGCTGCAATCTGTGGACTGGTTATGAGAAAGACCGACATCGGGCGATCTGCCAGTTCTGCGACACCGACTTCGTAGGAACCGACGGGGTGGGCGGCGGTCGGTTCGCCACTGCGGACGAACTGGCCGACGCCGTTGCGCAGGCCTGGCCCTCAGTCTCCACTGACCACAGGTTTGTCGTCTGCACCGGGGGCGAACCCCTACTCCAGTTGGACGAACCCGCCGTCGAGGCCTTACACACACGAGGCTTCGAGGTGGCGGTGGAGACCAATGGCACACGTCGCCCTCCACGTGGGATTGACTGGCTCTGCGTCAGCCCCAAGATCGGCGCCGAACTCGTCGTCACCAAAGGTGACGAACTGAAACTCGTCTTCCCTCAGGAAGGCGGTGACCCGACCAAATTTGAGCAACTGGACTTCAGGTTCTTTCGTCTGCAGCCTATGGACGGTCCCGAACTCGAGGTCAACACACAAGCTGCTATCGAGTACTGTCTGAAGAATCCGCGCTGGACGCTCTCCCTGCAGACACACAAATATCTAGGAATCCGTTAG
- the dbpB gene encoding DGQHR domain-containing protein DpdB, translating to MSGLVLKRRALKIHQHPNIPLYLFTLAAEEINQVADVARISRDEAGKLIGYQRPEKKQHVRQILEYLDSDEVLFPNSLILALPNSVRFRSSPGPAASDGLATSGTLEIRLPESPGEPRPAWIVDGQQRSLALARTRHNRLPVTVAGFVTEDLTTQRDQFLRVNTVSPLPSNLVSELLPEVWMPLPAKLSARKLPSALVDVLNQDADSPLRGMIKRASTKTEDRSQAVIKDNSLMTAIEESLNSSAGVLFLHRNLLNNTTDTAAILRVLATYWAAVRDTFPNAWGLPPTKSRLMHGVGIRAMGRLMDRVMANVDVTAEDAVERTCAELALIKGKCCWTHGRWQALNVNWNELQNTPRHISTLSNYLIREYVQTKAKTS from the coding sequence ATGTCAGGTCTCGTTCTGAAGCGTAGGGCACTGAAGATTCACCAGCACCCGAACATCCCGCTCTATCTGTTCACACTGGCCGCAGAGGAGATCAACCAGGTAGCAGATGTGGCACGCATCTCCCGGGACGAGGCGGGAAAGCTCATCGGCTACCAGCGGCCGGAAAAGAAGCAGCACGTGCGGCAGATCCTGGAGTACCTTGACAGCGACGAGGTGCTGTTCCCCAACAGCCTGATCCTGGCGTTGCCAAACAGCGTCCGGTTCCGGTCCAGTCCTGGCCCCGCCGCCAGTGACGGGTTGGCCACCAGTGGCACTCTGGAGATCAGGCTCCCGGAGTCACCGGGGGAGCCCAGACCGGCCTGGATCGTCGACGGTCAACAGCGCAGTCTCGCTCTCGCCCGTACCCGACACAACCGACTGCCCGTCACCGTCGCGGGATTCGTCACCGAGGACCTGACCACCCAGCGTGACCAGTTCCTCCGGGTCAACACTGTCTCCCCACTTCCATCCAACCTGGTCTCAGAGTTGTTGCCCGAGGTCTGGATGCCACTGCCCGCCAAGCTCTCTGCGAGGAAGCTGCCCTCCGCACTGGTGGACGTTCTCAACCAGGACGCGGACTCGCCACTGCGAGGCATGATCAAACGCGCCTCCACCAAGACGGAGGACCGCAGCCAAGCGGTGATCAAAGACAACAGTTTGATGACCGCCATCGAAGAGTCGCTGAACTCCTCGGCTGGCGTCCTGTTCCTCCACCGGAACCTGTTGAACAACACCACGGATACGGCGGCAATTCTCAGGGTGCTTGCCACCTACTGGGCGGCGGTCCGTGACACATTCCCCAATGCCTGGGGACTGCCGCCTACCAAGAGCCGACTGATGCACGGGGTGGGAATCCGCGCCATGGGACGCCTGATGGATCGTGTGATGGCCAACGTCGATGTGACGGCCGAGGATGCAGTGGAACGCACCTGCGCGGAGTTGGCACTGATCAAAGGGAAGTGCTGCTGGACCCACGGTCGGTGGCAGGCCCTCAACGTCAACTGGAACGAACTGCAGAACACCCCTCGCCACATCAGCACGCTCTCCAATTACCTCATCCGCGAGTACGTTCAGACGAAGGCGAAAACGTCGTGA
- the queD gene encoding 6-carboxytetrahydropterin synthase QueD → MEIFREFGFEAAHRLPRVPEGHKCARLHGHSYRVIVHVDAPVDPESGWVMDFGDIKRAFKPIRDRLDHYYLNELDGLENPTSENLARWIWERLRPVLPALSAVTVRETCTSGCTYQGE, encoded by the coding sequence ATGGAGATCTTCCGAGAATTCGGCTTCGAGGCGGCACACCGACTGCCGAGGGTCCCAGAAGGACACAAATGCGCCCGCCTTCACGGGCATTCCTACCGCGTCATCGTCCACGTCGACGCCCCCGTTGATCCAGAAAGCGGTTGGGTGATGGACTTCGGGGACATCAAGCGAGCGTTCAAACCGATCCGGGACCGACTCGACCACTACTACCTCAACGAACTCGACGGATTGGAGAACCCGACGAGCGAGAATCTGGCCCGTTGGATCTGGGAGCGCCTGCGGCCAGTGCTGCCTGCCCTGTCCGCTGTCACCGTACGCGAAACTTGCACTTCCGGCTGTACCTATCAAGGAGAGTGA
- a CDS encoding VUT family protein, with product MILTPRALVLWSLYTATVIGANLAVAYIGMLPVGFGLAAPAGVYLVGLALVLRDLLQDATSWRWSLAAIVVGAALSAAFSPELAIASAAAFLFSEIADLVVYTPLRKRGLVIAVAVSNAVGLFLDSVLFLWLAFGTLEFLAGQVLGKTWMTLVAIVVLLVIRRPRQAIAQ from the coding sequence ATGATCCTCACCCCCCGTGCCCTAGTTCTGTGGAGTCTCTACACCGCGACCGTGATTGGTGCGAACCTGGCTGTCGCCTACATTGGCATGCTACCTGTCGGATTCGGCTTGGCTGCGCCTGCCGGGGTTTACCTGGTAGGTCTTGCACTGGTGCTGCGGGATCTACTTCAAGACGCGACATCGTGGCGGTGGTCTCTGGCTGCCATTGTTGTTGGCGCGGCCCTGTCAGCAGCGTTCTCTCCCGAACTCGCCATCGCCTCGGCAGCAGCCTTCCTGTTCTCTGAGATCGCCGACTTGGTTGTGTACACGCCGCTCCGTAAGCGAGGCTTGGTCATAGCGGTGGCCGTGTCTAACGCGGTTGGGTTGTTTCTCGACTCAGTGCTGTTTCTGTGGCTGGCATTCGGCACTCTAGAATTCCTGGCCGGCCAGGTGCTTGGTAAAACGTGGATGACGCTCGTAGCGATCGTAGTGCTACTGGTTATCCGTCGCCCTCGCCAGGCGATAGCCCAATGA